The following are encoded together in the Pseudodesulfovibrio indicus genome:
- a CDS encoding efflux RND transporter permease subunit: MNKKNMGGMIAWFVQNPIAANLLMLLVLFGGVFTSMDRPLQAFPPFPPKKVTISTAYPSSSAEVVERGVTVKIEEAVNGLTGIKEITSTSDRNGSTVVVETKQGYSLDKMMRDVKRKVDAIATLPSLAEKPVISQEEWNEHVMYVSIYGQVRHDTLRQLADKVRQKLLAQGSINKVEYIGRRVREIAIEIDEASLQAYGLTLRDVATGIAKESISDSGGELRTNMSTITLRADRQAYGEDEFRNIVILTTADGANLTLGDIATVRDTFEEDLVRTRFQGQPAITLQIVDAGGTDVTKAAIEAREVVQGLVDSGQIPQGVGIKPWYDQSQYIQDRVSLLFSNGLSGILFIVAILALFLNLRLALWVSLGIPISIAGTLIMMGDSFLNYTINEMTTFGFIVVLGILVDDAVVIGENIFTTRKREGDTTAATIAGVSEVATPATFGVLTTVAAFMPLAFIKGEFGQIFGQFAVVVVVALCFSLLESKFILPAHLNHVNVNSTAKPNVLVRPLAKLQGWVAHGLDLFNERIYVPFMQRVLNMPGVALAVFLGLLICVFALVGSGRVRSVFFPNIPGTLLTASITMDQEAGEALAMSNALHIESELVRLNEEWKEKYGMESAPVTDIQTNLSSATSFTVTGKLDLEPESEITAVDMIKEWSTAVGPLEGVDVFNYNSTGWDMEDISINISGREQATLQAAATRLKERLRQYSGVNNVRDDNKPNQPQIRFTLKPEARNLGVTLDDLTSQLRGGFQGYEAQRFQQGRDEVKVQVRYPADQRRYIEDLKRTRIRTAAGALVPLSVVAELEPGYAAVEIHRRDGNRVTTVVADTDKTVTSPSQVLADLQEKLFPQLRREFPDIGFAFSGEVQEESEASSSLWGAFVLTMGVIYALLAVPLKSYTKPLFIMAAIPFGFIGAVGGHWLLGYPLSLLSFFGLLALCGVVVNDSLLLVTEYGAQRERGLGVNEALLAAGVRRMRSIFLTSITTFLGLVPLLAESSEQAQYLKPAAVSMAYGILFATVITLILIPALIRFSANVKRTVIGKREDRTPAATVPVMNEN; this comes from the coding sequence ATGAATAAGAAAAATATGGGCGGCATGATCGCATGGTTCGTCCAGAACCCCATCGCAGCCAATTTGTTGATGTTGCTGGTGCTGTTTGGTGGCGTGTTCACATCCATGGATCGCCCCCTGCAGGCTTTTCCTCCGTTTCCGCCAAAAAAAGTAACCATCTCCACGGCATACCCCAGCAGCTCTGCCGAAGTGGTGGAAAGAGGCGTGACCGTTAAGATCGAGGAAGCGGTCAATGGTTTGACCGGCATCAAGGAGATCACCAGCACTTCGGATCGGAACGGCTCCACCGTCGTGGTAGAAACGAAACAAGGGTACTCGCTTGATAAAATGATGCGGGACGTCAAACGCAAGGTCGACGCCATTGCCACTCTGCCGAGCCTTGCCGAAAAACCGGTCATCTCGCAGGAAGAGTGGAACGAACATGTCATGTACGTCAGCATATATGGTCAGGTCAGGCATGATACGCTTCGTCAGTTGGCCGACAAGGTTCGGCAAAAGCTTCTTGCGCAGGGCAGCATCAACAAAGTCGAGTATATCGGGCGACGGGTTCGTGAGATCGCCATTGAGATTGATGAAGCCTCGTTGCAGGCATACGGATTGACCTTGCGGGACGTGGCAACGGGCATTGCCAAAGAGTCGATAAGCGATTCCGGTGGTGAACTGCGGACAAACATGTCGACCATTACCCTGCGGGCAGACCGTCAAGCATATGGTGAAGATGAATTCCGTAATATTGTCATCCTGACCACTGCGGACGGCGCGAATCTCACATTGGGCGATATAGCAACCGTCAGGGATACTTTTGAAGAAGACCTCGTCCGGACGAGGTTTCAAGGACAACCCGCTATTACACTTCAGATAGTGGACGCGGGCGGCACAGACGTGACCAAAGCGGCTATCGAGGCCCGGGAGGTGGTGCAGGGATTGGTGGACTCCGGCCAAATTCCGCAAGGGGTTGGGATCAAGCCCTGGTACGATCAAAGCCAATATATTCAGGACCGTGTTTCCCTGCTCTTCAGCAATGGCTTGAGCGGTATCCTGTTCATTGTTGCCATACTGGCCCTGTTCCTCAATCTTCGTCTGGCTCTCTGGGTCTCTTTGGGCATACCCATCTCCATTGCAGGGACGCTCATCATGATGGGAGATAGTTTCCTTAACTATACCATCAACGAAATGACGACCTTCGGTTTCATCGTGGTGCTTGGTATACTGGTAGATGATGCTGTCGTCATCGGCGAGAATATCTTCACCACTCGAAAACGGGAGGGAGATACCACGGCAGCGACCATCGCAGGGGTGTCTGAAGTGGCTACGCCTGCGACCTTCGGCGTGTTGACAACGGTTGCGGCGTTTATGCCTCTGGCGTTCATCAAAGGGGAGTTCGGCCAGATTTTCGGCCAGTTTGCTGTGGTGGTCGTTGTGGCTCTCTGTTTTTCGTTGCTGGAGTCGAAGTTCATCCTGCCTGCACACTTGAACCACGTGAACGTGAATTCTACGGCAAAACCTAATGTGTTGGTGCGCCCGCTGGCAAAACTCCAGGGGTGGGTGGCCCACGGGCTCGATCTGTTCAATGAAAGAATATACGTCCCGTTCATGCAGCGGGTGTTGAATATGCCCGGAGTGGCGCTGGCTGTATTTCTCGGTTTGCTCATTTGCGTCTTTGCCCTCGTTGGCAGCGGCAGAGTGCGTTCTGTCTTTTTCCCCAACATTCCAGGGACCCTGTTGACCGCATCCATCACAATGGATCAGGAAGCTGGCGAGGCCCTGGCAATGAGTAACGCCTTGCATATCGAGTCCGAACTCGTTCGCCTCAATGAGGAGTGGAAGGAAAAATATGGCATGGAGTCCGCACCTGTTACGGACATACAGACCAACCTCAGCAGCGCGACTTCCTTCACCGTAACCGGGAAACTCGATCTCGAGCCGGAGTCGGAGATCACGGCTGTGGACATGATCAAAGAGTGGAGCACGGCCGTTGGGCCTTTGGAAGGCGTGGATGTCTTTAACTACAACTCCACCGGCTGGGACATGGAAGATATCTCCATCAACATCAGCGGGCGTGAACAGGCTACGCTTCAGGCTGCCGCAACCAGATTGAAGGAACGGCTTCGTCAATACTCCGGCGTCAACAACGTCAGGGATGACAATAAGCCGAACCAGCCGCAGATTCGTTTTACCCTCAAGCCCGAAGCCCGCAATCTCGGCGTCACGCTCGACGATCTGACCTCGCAGTTGCGAGGAGGGTTCCAGGGGTACGAGGCGCAACGTTTCCAACAGGGACGCGACGAGGTCAAGGTACAGGTGCGCTATCCTGCGGACCAGCGTCGGTATATCGAAGACCTGAAGCGGACGCGTATCCGTACCGCTGCCGGTGCGCTTGTTCCCTTGAGCGTGGTTGCGGAACTCGAGCCCGGCTACGCGGCGGTGGAGATTCATCGTCGTGACGGCAACCGGGTTACCACCGTAGTGGCAGATACGGACAAGACCGTGACTTCTCCCAGTCAGGTGTTGGCAGATTTGCAGGAAAAACTATTCCCTCAGCTCCGCCGGGAGTTCCCGGATATCGGTTTTGCCTTCTCCGGCGAAGTACAGGAAGAGTCCGAAGCTTCATCATCCCTGTGGGGGGCGTTTGTCCTGACCATGGGCGTGATTTATGCCTTGCTTGCCGTGCCGCTCAAGTCCTACACCAAGCCACTGTTCATAATGGCAGCCATTCCGTTCGGGTTTATCGGTGCCGTCGGCGGGCATTGGCTTTTGGGCTACCCGCTTAGCCTGCTGTCTTTTTTTGGCCTTCTCGCCCTGTGCGGAGTCGTGGTGAACGACAGTCTGTTGCTTGTTACGGAGTATGGGGCTCAGCGTGAACGGGGACTTGGCGTGAATGAAGCCCTCCTTGCCGCGGGTGTGCGGCGCATGCGTTCCATCTTCCTGACATCCATTACCACCTTTCTAGGTTTGGTCCCGCTTCTGGCGGAATCTTCGGAGCAGGCTCAATATCTGAAGCCTGCCGCGGTTTCCATGGCTTACGGTATCCTGTTCGCCACGGTTATCACGTTGATTCTCATTCCCGCGCTCATCCGTTTCTCGGCCAACGTGAAGCGTACGGTCATAGGTAAAAGAGAAGATCGCACGCCCGCCGCTACCGTCCCGGTGATGAATGAGAACTAG
- a CDS encoding efflux RND transporter periplasmic adaptor subunit — protein sequence MKKYLHIILASSVLGVAILIAFWLFSQPVTASVEKKARIDMPVSVEPVKAGTYTASIQAFGKAVPYWKTDIVSAVSGRLVELAPAFDAGRIVPKGDLLARVEDVGYRSELAARERELADAKLAYVQEQHRVKQAEKDWKRMGQARHPASPLVLRKPQLEAALAQVKAAEGAVAKARNDFQNTLIVAPYDAAVIERKVALGTYVTAGTVVGSVYGADRVEVRFPLTEQQCSLLNLDAMGEGSRFGAKVPMTSVTDSRDTWVGTLTGLELQISDTTRQRIAIVMVENPLDGSQPLLPGTFVRAEVPGAMVKDTFAVPESSLTQAGDIWYTDNGNSLRRIKPEVRFRRNGKVFIRAPEDLKAMNVVVRPLNSYLEGTSVSPKQSELSHE from the coding sequence ATGAAAAAATATCTGCATATCATTTTAGCCTCATCGGTTTTGGGTGTGGCCATCCTCATTGCCTTTTGGCTGTTTTCCCAGCCGGTCACGGCCAGTGTGGAAAAGAAGGCCCGTATCGACATGCCGGTTTCCGTTGAGCCGGTGAAGGCCGGGACATATACTGCTTCGATTCAGGCTTTCGGCAAGGCTGTGCCGTACTGGAAAACGGACATCGTGTCCGCTGTGTCAGGCCGCCTTGTCGAACTGGCCCCGGCGTTTGATGCCGGACGAATTGTCCCCAAAGGGGACTTGCTCGCCAGGGTGGAAGATGTGGGATACCGCTCGGAGCTTGCGGCGCGCGAGAGGGAATTGGCCGATGCAAAGCTTGCGTATGTTCAGGAGCAACACCGAGTGAAGCAGGCGGAAAAAGACTGGAAACGAATGGGACAGGCCCGGCACCCCGCATCACCGCTGGTGTTGCGCAAGCCACAACTTGAAGCGGCCCTTGCGCAGGTGAAGGCAGCCGAAGGCGCGGTTGCCAAGGCTCGGAATGACTTTCAGAACACGTTGATCGTGGCTCCTTACGATGCGGCTGTTATCGAACGCAAGGTTGCTCTGGGAACATATGTGACTGCGGGTACAGTGGTTGGCAGTGTGTACGGGGCGGATCGGGTTGAAGTGCGTTTTCCCTTGACCGAACAACAGTGCTCATTGCTCAACCTCGACGCAATGGGCGAAGGATCTCGTTTTGGTGCCAAGGTCCCCATGACCTCGGTCACGGATTCGCGCGATACATGGGTGGGCACCCTTACGGGACTGGAATTGCAAATATCCGACACAACACGTCAACGCATAGCCATCGTCATGGTGGAGAATCCGTTGGATGGTAGCCAGCCTCTTTTGCCCGGCACTTTTGTGCGGGCCGAGGTCCCCGGTGCAATGGTAAAGGACACTTTTGCGGTGCCGGAAAGCTCTCTGACTCAGGCCGGTGATATTTGGTATACGGACAATGGGAACTCACTTCGTCGCATCAAACCTGAAGTCCGCTTCCGCCGAAACGGTAAAGTATTCATTCGGGCACCGGAGGACTTGAAAGCCATGAATGTCGTGGTCCGGCCATTGAATTCCTACCTGGAAGGCACTTCGGTCAGCCCCAAACAAAGCGAGCTGTCCCATGAATAA
- a CDS encoding TolC family protein, whose protein sequence is MDLTAKKAEIEEMMPGAWQTPASDSEVAKDISGLIDTPQMRALIAEALSANPDLTATAYRLKAAGLLLSVTSSARLPELTVGGSGARTNSSGRQTASFSVRSDVSWEVDLWQRLADLNDADALDVKAKSGDYMLARNALAARVVRAWIELAANSRAVAIERRRIKALVDTEEIILERYNMGIGNLTDLDAARTKSEAAREVLAGRELDLTKARRVLELLLGRYPSGTIAGDVELPSVAHPLVGIPSEVLADRIDIQAAWDRVRKSDLDVAAANKAMLPSFKITADISNTSKTIHDLTTGQAIWNLVGALTQPVFMGGRLKDTAAAKSEESKAAWEDYRKVVLEAMQEVENGLDTERGLARRREHLEKSLSHATQSRINYEQRYREGLSDIIDLLTAKETELNTEIQLLQVRALQLGNRAQLALASGLNANLNTAKLTTEK, encoded by the coding sequence ATGGATCTGACAGCCAAGAAAGCGGAGATTGAAGAGATGATGCCCGGTGCGTGGCAGACGCCTGCTTCCGACTCCGAGGTGGCGAAGGATATCTCCGGACTTATCGATACTCCCCAAATGCGGGCTCTTATAGCTGAGGCCCTGTCTGCCAATCCGGACCTTACGGCTACGGCCTATCGACTCAAGGCGGCAGGGTTGCTGTTAAGCGTAACATCCTCTGCCCGTCTTCCTGAATTGACTGTGGGAGGGAGTGGGGCCCGAACCAATTCTTCGGGGCGTCAGACGGCTTCTTTCTCTGTCCGGTCCGACGTCAGTTGGGAGGTGGATCTATGGCAGCGGTTGGCGGATCTCAATGATGCTGACGCGTTGGATGTGAAAGCCAAAAGCGGAGACTACATGCTTGCACGAAATGCTTTGGCGGCTCGGGTTGTTCGGGCCTGGATTGAACTCGCGGCCAATAGTCGGGCCGTGGCGATTGAGCGACGCCGCATTAAGGCTCTGGTTGATACCGAAGAGATCATTCTTGAGCGGTACAACATGGGTATTGGCAATCTGACCGATCTGGACGCGGCACGTACCAAGTCTGAAGCTGCACGGGAAGTGCTGGCCGGACGCGAGTTGGATTTGACCAAAGCCCGCCGCGTGTTGGAACTCCTACTCGGCCGGTATCCGTCCGGAACCATTGCCGGAGATGTGGAACTCCCCTCGGTCGCTCATCCTCTGGTCGGAATACCATCCGAAGTCTTGGCGGATCGCATTGATATTCAGGCCGCTTGGGATCGGGTTCGAAAGTCGGATTTGGACGTTGCCGCTGCCAACAAAGCGATGCTGCCGTCCTTCAAGATTACTGCCGACATTTCGAATACTTCCAAAACCATACACGATCTGACAACTGGGCAGGCCATTTGGAATCTCGTAGGGGCTTTGACTCAGCCCGTATTCATGGGAGGCCGCCTCAAGGACACGGCTGCCGCCAAATCCGAGGAGAGCAAGGCCGCATGGGAAGATTACCGCAAGGTTGTTCTTGAGGCCATGCAGGAAGTTGAAAACGGTCTGGACACTGAACGCGGATTGGCCCGCAGGCGGGAGCACTTGGAAAAGTCCCTGAGTCACGCCACGCAGAGCCGCATCAATTACGAACAACGCTACCGTGAAGGGCTTTCGGACATCATCGATTTGCTGACCGCAAAGGAAACCGAATTGAACACGGAAATCCAACTGCTGCAGGTCCGCGCCCTTCAACTGGGCAATCGCGCGCAGCTTGCGCTGGCCTCTGGCCTGAATGCCAATTTGAACACGGCAAAACTGACGACTGAGAAGTAA
- a CDS encoding integrase domain-containing protein — MKSISLVWGANKATLSGPRSKQHRVRQNARAFAKRLRRAGFGVQKWAKISNRHFAEVAKQMKDENVGDGRIAEVFSAARTLCETYGNDSISPTNDVFGVRRGTIANASSKAVAPGFVQGAIDKLENEHGYEYGPRCAAQIRLQWELGLRREESAKVDLVSDWDREGRTLHVQYGTKGGRPRTLHNLSDRQQEALERALPYVSQSDRPGIHNLMPEGMGDKWQEKLSYAARLCGFTKKESGWTLHSNRHERFHRMYVEHTGFQPPNQHVSVESFQKAARDITGDEWPRLDAEARDDIEVTAGHSPGRRDVSDAYLGSSR, encoded by the coding sequence ATGAAATCCATCAGTCTGGTATGGGGGGCGAACAAGGCAACTTTGTCCGGTCCGCGCTCCAAACAACATCGGGTCCGCCAGAACGCCCGAGCCTTTGCAAAGCGGCTTCGCCGCGCGGGGTTTGGCGTTCAGAAATGGGCCAAGATTTCCAACAGACATTTCGCGGAAGTCGCCAAGCAAATGAAAGACGAAAATGTAGGGGACGGGCGCATTGCCGAAGTCTTTTCGGCGGCCCGTACCCTATGTGAGACCTATGGCAACGACAGCATCAGCCCTACCAATGACGTGTTCGGGGTGCGCCGTGGAACCATAGCCAATGCCAGCAGCAAAGCGGTTGCCCCCGGTTTCGTGCAGGGGGCAATCGACAAGCTGGAAAACGAGCATGGGTATGAATACGGTCCCCGGTGTGCCGCTCAGATCCGTCTGCAATGGGAACTGGGGTTGCGCCGGGAAGAATCGGCCAAAGTCGATCTGGTCAGCGATTGGGACCGCGAAGGGCGCACCCTTCATGTCCAATATGGGACGAAGGGTGGTCGCCCCCGGACGTTGCACAATCTGTCCGATCGGCAGCAGGAAGCTCTTGAGAGAGCTCTGCCCTATGTCAGCCAATCCGACAGGCCGGGGATCCACAACCTGATGCCTGAAGGTATGGGGGACAAATGGCAAGAAAAGTTGTCCTACGCGGCCAGGTTGTGCGGTTTCACCAAAAAGGAAAGCGGGTGGACGCTGCACAGCAATCGTCATGAGCGGTTCCATCGCATGTACGTCGAGCACACCGGTTTTCAGCCGCCCAACCAGCATGTTTCCGTGGAATCCTTCCAGAAGGCCGCGCGGGACATCACTGGGGACGAATGGCCTCGGCTCGACGCCGAAGCCCGTGACGACATCGAAGTCACTGCCGGCCATTCCCCTGGCCGCCGTGACGTGTCCGATGCCTACCTTGGCAGTTCCCGTTAG
- a CDS encoding tyrosine-type recombinase/integrase: MTVYFKAGKGYRYDFMVKGKRYTKAWFKGKQAAKTAEVKRREDVEKKQEMEATGDMALLDLLNLRLDYLLDRAYSESHYKKTKLAAKRLLDYFGKVPCSAITRLKADEFLMAVVKERTPVAGNNDLKVLRAAFSWGMKRGQRFIQDNPFAGLETFPSDKPSERKKTPRVDELDRMIEAAQPKHRPYLWVLRETLARSIEVHRLTWNRVNFEERYVELETRKNKKREPVLRQVPMTDKLYEVLSDQYANRDPGKEWVFWTRSYNAKTGRMEEGPYKRGRYSMLKKVCRDAGVDYYTFHRFRASGASVMDNSGALLPGIQHILGHADRRSTEIYLEKLRDVERDAMDVYERESRKDDDKVA; encoded by the coding sequence ATGACCGTCTATTTCAAGGCCGGGAAAGGGTACCGGTACGATTTCATGGTAAAGGGCAAGCGCTACACCAAGGCGTGGTTCAAGGGGAAGCAGGCCGCAAAAACGGCCGAGGTCAAAAGAAGGGAGGACGTCGAAAAGAAACAGGAAATGGAAGCGACGGGCGACATGGCCTTGCTTGATCTGCTCAACCTGCGGCTGGATTACCTGCTGGACCGTGCGTACTCGGAGTCGCACTACAAGAAGACCAAGCTCGCGGCCAAGCGGTTGCTGGACTACTTCGGCAAGGTGCCGTGTTCCGCCATCACCCGCCTGAAGGCCGACGAATTCCTGATGGCCGTGGTCAAGGAACGCACCCCGGTCGCTGGCAACAACGACCTCAAGGTGCTTCGAGCGGCTTTCTCCTGGGGCATGAAGCGGGGGCAACGGTTCATCCAGGACAATCCCTTTGCGGGGCTGGAAACGTTCCCCAGCGACAAGCCCAGCGAACGGAAGAAGACCCCCAGGGTCGACGAACTGGACCGGATGATCGAAGCAGCCCAGCCCAAGCACCGCCCCTACCTGTGGGTGCTCAGGGAAACCTTGGCGCGGAGCATCGAGGTCCACCGACTCACCTGGAATCGGGTCAACTTCGAGGAACGGTATGTCGAACTGGAAACACGCAAGAACAAAAAACGGGAACCGGTGCTGCGCCAGGTGCCGATGACGGACAAGCTGTACGAAGTCCTTTCGGACCAGTACGCCAACCGCGATCCCGGCAAGGAATGGGTGTTCTGGACTCGGAGCTACAACGCCAAGACCGGCAGGATGGAAGAAGGCCCCTACAAGCGGGGTCGGTATTCCATGCTCAAGAAGGTCTGTCGGGATGCCGGGGTGGATTACTACACCTTCCACCGCTTCCGGGCATCGGGCGCATCCGTGATGGACAATAGCGGGGCCCTGCTTCCGGGCATCCAGCATATCCTTGGCCACGCGGACCGGCGGAGCACGGAAATCTATCTGGAAAAACTCCGTGACGTGGAACGAGACGCCATGGACGTCTACGAAAGGGAAAGCCGCAAGGATGATGACAAGGTCGCCTGA